One region of Hoeflea sp. 108 genomic DNA includes:
- a CDS encoding glyoxalase superfamily protein — MNDIADHGVRFGRIAAMLPVKDMGKAHDFYTKVLGFTKIFENGSPVGFMILKRDQGELHLTLQPGHKAAHFNVAHLMVDDVDALHAVCKEHGLRIIKGLQDKDYGLRAFVFEDPDGNRIDVGQAI, encoded by the coding sequence ATGAACGATATCGCCGATCACGGTGTCCGGTTCGGACGAATTGCCGCCATGCTGCCCGTAAAGGACATGGGCAAGGCCCATGACTTTTACACCAAGGTTCTCGGCTTCACGAAAATCTTCGAAAACGGAAGTCCCGTCGGCTTCATGATCCTGAAGCGCGACCAGGGTGAGTTGCATCTGACGCTGCAGCCCGGCCACAAGGCCGCGCATTTCAATGTTGCCCACCTGATGGTGGACGATGTCGATGCCCTGCATGCGGTTTGCAAGGAACATGGGCTGAGGATCATCAAGGGCCTTCAGGACAAGGACTATGGCCTGCGAGCGTTCGTATTCGAGGACCCGGATGGAAACCGTATCGACGTAGGCCAGGCGATCTAG
- a CDS encoding tartrate dehydrogenase — translation MSDKTLRIAVIAGDGIGKEVVPEGLRVLEAAASKFKIDIGFDVFDFASCDYYLKHGTMLPEDWKARIGGHDAIFFGAVGWPNTVPDHVSLWGSLLQFRREFDQYVNLRPVRLMPGVSSPLAGRKPGDIDFYIVRENTEGEYSSIGGRMYPGTEREVVIQETVMSRIGVDRILRYAFDLAKRRDARHLTSATKSNGISITMPYWDERVEEMARHYPDVRWDKYHIDILAAQFVLNPDRFDVVVASNLFGDILSDLGPACTGTIGIAPSGNINPERKFPSLFEPVHGSAPDIAGKGIANPVGQIWTGAMMLEHLGHRDAADAIVRAIEEVLANEALRTRDLGGKADTTTCGKAIADAVSG, via the coding sequence ATGAGCGACAAGACCCTGAGAATCGCCGTCATCGCTGGCGACGGCATCGGCAAGGAAGTCGTGCCAGAAGGCCTGCGGGTGCTCGAGGCAGCGGCGTCGAAATTCAAGATCGACATCGGCTTCGATGTCTTCGACTTCGCCTCCTGCGACTACTACCTCAAGCACGGCACTATGCTGCCCGAGGACTGGAAGGCCCGGATCGGCGGCCATGACGCCATCTTCTTCGGCGCCGTCGGCTGGCCCAACACGGTGCCGGACCATGTTTCGCTGTGGGGCTCGCTGCTGCAGTTCCGGCGCGAGTTCGACCAGTATGTCAATTTGCGGCCGGTGCGGCTGATGCCTGGCGTCAGCTCGCCGCTGGCTGGCCGCAAGCCCGGCGACATCGACTTCTACATCGTGCGCGAAAACACGGAGGGCGAATATTCGTCGATCGGTGGCCGCATGTATCCCGGCACCGAGCGTGAGGTCGTCATCCAGGAAACGGTGATGAGCCGCATCGGTGTCGACCGCATCCTGCGCTATGCCTTCGACCTGGCCAAGCGCCGCGACGCCAGGCACCTGACCTCGGCGACCAAGTCGAACGGCATCTCGATCACCATGCCCTACTGGGACGAGCGCGTGGAAGAGATGGCAAGGCACTATCCCGACGTGCGCTGGGACAAGTATCACATCGACATCCTCGCCGCCCAGTTCGTGCTCAATCCCGACCGCTTCGACGTGGTGGTGGCATCGAACCTGTTCGGCGACATTCTCTCCGACCTGGGCCCGGCCTGCACTGGCACGATCGGCATAGCGCCTTCCGGCAACATCAACCCGGAGCGCAAATTCCCGTCGCTGTTCGAGCCGGTGCATGGCTCGGCGCCCGATATAGCCGGCAAAGGCATCGCCAATCCTGTCGGCCAGATCTGGACGGGCGCGATGATGCTCGAGCATCTCGGCCACCGCGATGCGGCCGATGCCATCGTCAGGGCCATCGAGGAGGTTCTCGCCAACGAGGCACTGCGCACCCGTGACCTCGGCGGCAAGGCAGACACCACAACCTGCGGCAAGGCAATTGCCGACGCCGTGTCGGGTTGA
- a CDS encoding ABC transporter permease — MSDRLRAFYGQIIAVAIALALGAVIIVLIDESPVKVLMTLLKGAFGDQSKIAGTLLQTTPILICGIAACIGLRGGMFNVGIEGQLFLGGFAAAWVGFALPLPAGLHVVVGMAVAVLAGAAWVAIPAYFRARYNTNEVVSTILSNYVAVLLTSYFTIFLFKRPGGWSETPPILPTAYLPELFSFSRLNWGLVIGLALALFVAWFFRYTAKGYSISMVGSAPKFAEYGGIDVKRQGFLVLLASGAVGGLAGGIETLGVHHRFMEGFAPGFGFDGLIAALLANGSPIGTIVTALFFGALRSGSLLLETDTNASREIITVIQALIILSVSAQVLMKRRGDSTAGERRWKF; from the coding sequence ATGAGCGACAGACTGCGCGCATTCTATGGCCAGATCATTGCCGTGGCGATTGCGCTTGCGCTCGGCGCGGTGATCATCGTGCTGATCGACGAAAGCCCGGTCAAGGTGCTCATGACGTTGCTCAAGGGTGCGTTCGGCGACCAGTCCAAGATCGCCGGCACGCTGTTGCAGACGACGCCGATCCTGATCTGCGGCATTGCCGCCTGCATCGGCCTGCGCGGCGGCATGTTCAATGTCGGCATCGAGGGCCAGCTTTTCCTCGGCGGTTTCGCCGCTGCCTGGGTCGGCTTCGCCCTGCCGCTGCCGGCCGGCCTGCATGTCGTGGTCGGCATGGCCGTGGCTGTGCTCGCAGGTGCCGCCTGGGTCGCGATCCCGGCCTATTTTCGCGCCCGCTATAACACCAACGAGGTGGTCTCGACCATCCTGTCGAACTACGTCGCTGTGCTGCTGACCTCCTATTTCACCATCTTCCTGTTCAAACGTCCCGGCGGCTGGTCGGAGACCCCGCCGATCCTGCCCACGGCCTACCTGCCCGAGCTGTTTTCCTTCTCGCGCCTCAACTGGGGCCTTGTCATCGGCCTGGCGCTGGCGCTCTTCGTCGCCTGGTTCTTCCGCTACACCGCCAAGGGTTACTCGATCTCGATGGTCGGCTCGGCGCCGAAATTCGCCGAATATGGCGGCATCGACGTCAAGCGCCAGGGCTTCCTCGTGCTGCTGGCCTCGGGCGCTGTCGGCGGCCTTGCCGGCGGCATTGAGACGCTCGGCGTCCACCACCGCTTCATGGAGGGTTTCGCGCCAGGCTTCGGCTTCGATGGCCTCATTGCGGCGCTGCTCGCCAACGGCTCACCCATCGGCACCATCGTGACCGCGCTGTTCTTCGGCGCCTTGCGCAGCGGTTCGCTGCTGCTTGAGACCGACACCAACGCATCGCGTGAAATCATCACCGTCATCCAGGCCCTGATTATCCTCAGTGTCTCGGCGCAGGTCTTGATGAAGCGCCGCGGCGACAGCACCGCAGGAGAGCGTCGATGGAAGTTCTAG
- a CDS encoding ABC transporter ATP-binding protein, which yields MSDTSPARTEDKAATAETAVELIGITKRFGAFVANEDVNLSVRRGEIHAIIGENGAGKTTLMNILFGLLQPDEGKIVLNGKETVVADPATAIDAGLGMVHQHFKLVPSLSVAENVFLGMEIRRNGLIDHTAQIEKTRELSERFGLKVDPEERVSLLSVGIEQRIEILKVLARGARTIILDEPTAVLTPQESRELFQTLRGFVAGGMTVIFISHHLEEVMEVSDTVTVLRHGKHVATRPTTELTKGDMVRMMVGRDVSFDRRPREKVSGEIVLDVNNLWARDDRRLPALRDASFTVRAGEIVGIAGVAGNGQTELAEVLSGLRPASHGSARLKGSELTDLSPAEIRDAGFAHVPGDRLVRGVDGSASISSNLLMGRQSKAPWSRNGVLDWRAAASRAVEMIKRFDIRARGPEDTVKRLSGGNIQKVVLAREFTNEADFLLIDQPTRGVDIGAQESIHDEIMRQRAAGRAVLVISVQLDELLTLADRILVMFNGRIMGEVDGDSADSERIGMMMAGLEVDAATGEVAA from the coding sequence GTGTCGGACACGTCGCCAGCCAGGACGGAAGATAAGGCAGCAACTGCCGAAACTGCCGTCGAATTGATCGGCATCACCAAGCGTTTCGGCGCCTTCGTCGCCAATGAAGACGTCAATCTTTCCGTCAGGCGCGGCGAGATCCACGCCATCATCGGCGAGAACGGCGCCGGCAAGACGACGCTGATGAACATCCTCTTCGGCCTGTTGCAGCCCGACGAAGGCAAGATCGTTCTCAACGGCAAGGAAACGGTCGTTGCCGACCCGGCCACCGCGATCGATGCCGGGCTCGGCATGGTGCACCAGCACTTCAAGCTGGTGCCGTCTCTATCGGTCGCCGAGAACGTGTTCCTTGGCATGGAAATCCGCCGCAACGGCCTGATCGACCACACCGCCCAGATCGAGAAGACGCGCGAGCTGTCCGAGCGCTTCGGCCTCAAGGTCGACCCGGAAGAGCGCGTGTCGCTGCTGTCGGTCGGCATCGAGCAGCGCATCGAAATCCTGAAGGTGCTGGCGCGGGGTGCCCGCACCATTATCCTCGACGAGCCGACAGCGGTGCTGACCCCGCAGGAGAGCCGCGAGCTGTTCCAGACGCTGCGCGGCTTCGTCGCCGGCGGCATGACGGTCATCTTCATCTCGCATCACCTCGAGGAGGTGATGGAAGTGTCTGACACGGTGACCGTGCTGCGCCATGGCAAGCATGTCGCAACCCGCCCGACGACAGAGCTGACCAAGGGCGACATGGTCCGCATGATGGTGGGCCGCGACGTCAGCTTCGATCGCCGTCCGCGCGAGAAGGTTTCAGGCGAGATCGTTCTCGACGTCAACAACCTCTGGGCTCGCGATGACCGCCGCCTGCCGGCGCTGCGCGATGCGAGCTTCACGGTTCGCGCCGGCGAGATTGTCGGCATCGCCGGTGTCGCCGGCAACGGCCAGACCGAGCTGGCGGAAGTGCTGTCCGGCCTGCGCCCGGCAAGCCATGGCTCGGCCAGGCTCAAAGGCAGCGAGCTCACCGATTTGTCGCCGGCCGAAATCCGCGATGCGGGCTTCGCTCATGTGCCCGGCGACCGGTTGGTGCGCGGCGTCGACGGCAGCGCCTCGATTTCGTCCAATCTTCTGATGGGCCGCCAGTCCAAGGCGCCGTGGAGCCGCAACGGCGTGCTCGACTGGCGCGCCGCCGCCAGCCGGGCGGTCGAGATGATCAAGCGCTTCGACATCCGTGCCCGCGGTCCCGAGGACACGGTCAAGCGGCTGTCGGGCGGCAACATCCAGAAGGTGGTGCTGGCGCGCGAATTCACCAATGAGGCGGACTTCCTGCTCATCGACCAGCCGACGCGCGGCGTCGACATCGGCGCGCAGGAATCCATTCACGACGAGATCATGCGCCAGCGTGCCGCCGGCCGCGCCGTGCTCGTCATTTCGGTGCAGCTCGACGAACTGCTCACTCTGGCCGACCGCATCCTGGTGATGTTCAACGGTCGCATCATGGGCGAGGTCGACGGCGACAGCGCCGACAGCGAAAGGATCGGCATGATGATGGCAGGCCTGGAAGTTGACGCCGCGACCGGCGAGGTGGCGGCATGA
- a CDS encoding BMP family ABC transporter substrate-binding protein — protein MKSVFRKCIIAGAALAASLGSAAAQDKVSVAAISGYFAQGFGISIVNGLNKAKDEFGIDLKLVDTGNRALDYEEQFANLAKGGQYDLIFVMGWELVDALTKASEAYPNQRFVFIDGVLDSKKIVYANFAEEQGSFVAGALAGMVENQGSAFDKIGDGKAIGFVGGRDIPVIRNFLGGYEQGSKYAAPEVKVNSVFAGTFDDPAKGSELALALYGQGTDIVYNVAGPTGEGVMQASAAADKYSIGVDIDMCSSAPGNVLASMLKRGDVAVYSLIKSEVEGKKVEAGSTHTFDLASGGVEVKVCDDIAIPDEVTAKLDEIKKGITDGSIKVERHK, from the coding sequence ATGAAGAGCGTATTCCGTAAATGCATTATCGCCGGCGCGGCCCTTGCTGCTTCGCTCGGCTCGGCCGCAGCCCAGGACAAGGTGTCCGTGGCGGCGATCTCCGGCTACTTCGCGCAGGGCTTCGGCATTTCGATCGTCAACGGCCTCAACAAGGCCAAGGACGAGTTCGGCATCGATCTCAAGCTCGTCGACACCGGCAACCGCGCGCTCGATTATGAAGAGCAGTTCGCCAACCTCGCCAAGGGCGGCCAGTACGACCTGATCTTCGTCATGGGCTGGGAACTGGTCGATGCGCTGACCAAGGCCAGCGAAGCCTATCCGAACCAGCGCTTCGTCTTCATCGATGGCGTGCTCGATTCGAAGAAGATCGTCTACGCCAACTTCGCTGAGGAGCAGGGTTCCTTCGTTGCCGGCGCGCTCGCCGGCATGGTCGAGAACCAGGGCAGCGCCTTCGACAAGATCGGCGACGGCAAGGCCATCGGCTTCGTCGGCGGCCGCGACATCCCCGTCATCCGCAACTTCCTCGGCGGCTACGAGCAGGGCTCGAAATATGCCGCGCCTGAAGTCAAGGTGAACTCGGTCTTCGCCGGTACCTTCGACGATCCGGCGAAGGGCAGCGAGCTGGCGTTGGCGCTCTATGGCCAGGGCACAGATATCGTCTACAACGTCGCCGGCCCGACGGGCGAAGGCGTGATGCAGGCGAGCGCCGCCGCCGACAAGTACTCGATCGGCGTCGACATCGACATGTGCAGCTCTGCCCCTGGCAACGTGCTCGCCTCGATGCTGAAGCGCGGCGACGTCGCCGTCTACAGCCTGATCAAGAGCGAAGTCGAAGGCAAGAAGGTCGAGGCAGGCAGCACCCACACCTTCGACCTCGCCTCTGGCGGCGTCGAGGTGAAGGTCTGCGACGACATCGCCATCCCGGACGAGGTGACCGCCAAGCTTGACGAGATCAAGAAGGGCATCACCGACGGCTCGATCAAGGTCGAGCGCCACAAGTAA
- a CDS encoding SDR family NAD(P)-dependent oxidoreductase encodes MKRFDNKVVLVTGGGGAIGSAAVRRFAEEGAKVAVVDLDAARAMEVASALDDRALAITADVADETQANDAVAKTVAAFGSLDAVFNNAGISGKVAPVHELPVEDWDRIVRINLRSMFLVLKASVKAMIDQGIEGSIVNMGSSMAGWDVLAGGAGYASTKHGVVGLTRVAALDAAPWGIRVNAICPGVIETTLGVPAADRAGYLQGIQRFADRIPLRRIGQPEDVAAAVAFLASNEARHITGVDWLIDGGQTLQSWANAPEAQAFPRHVKPE; translated from the coding sequence ATGAAGCGCTTCGACAACAAGGTTGTTCTGGTCACCGGCGGCGGCGGCGCCATCGGCAGTGCAGCGGTGCGCCGTTTTGCGGAGGAAGGCGCAAAGGTTGCGGTCGTCGATCTCGACGCTGCCCGGGCCATGGAGGTCGCTTCCGCCCTTGACGACCGCGCGCTTGCCATCACCGCCGACGTCGCCGACGAAACACAGGCCAATGACGCAGTGGCAAAGACCGTCGCCGCCTTCGGCAGCCTTGATGCGGTGTTCAACAACGCCGGCATCTCCGGCAAGGTCGCACCCGTCCACGAACTGCCTGTCGAGGACTGGGACCGGATCGTGCGCATCAACCTGCGCAGCATGTTCCTGGTGCTCAAGGCCTCCGTGAAGGCAATGATCGACCAGGGCATCGAAGGCTCGATCGTCAACATGGGCTCGTCGATGGCCGGCTGGGACGTGCTTGCGGGTGGGGCCGGCTATGCCTCGACCAAGCACGGCGTTGTCGGCCTCACCCGGGTCGCCGCCCTCGACGCCGCGCCTTGGGGCATCCGCGTCAACGCCATCTGCCCCGGCGTCATCGAAACGACGCTGGGCGTGCCTGCCGCCGATCGTGCCGGCTACCTCCAGGGCATCCAGCGCTTTGCCGACCGCATCCCGCTGCGCCGCATCGGCCAGCCCGAGGACGTGGCCGCAGCAGTCGCCTTCCTCGCCTCGAACGAAGCGCGCCACATCACCGGCGTAGACTGGCTGATCGACGGCGGCCAGACGCTGCAAAGCTGGGCCAACGCCCCCGAAGCCCAGGCTTTCCCGCGCCATGTGAAGCCGGAGTAA
- a CDS encoding isochorismatase family cysteine hydrolase codes for MTLDSFSSHRQDGGIALDPKRAAVIVVDMVNDFCKPGGAMVLPGYETLVAPQLAVIEAARAAGAPVIWVHDAHRRNMRRDREWVKRTPHCVEGTWGVEIIDDLGARDDEIHVIKRRYSSFFQTDLDMTLKDMMVDQLIVFGVVTNICVRSTVHDAFFNGYEVVVPADCCAATGPREQESTLYDISTHFGVVSDAAAVVKAFREGAYVENTSIAA; via the coding sequence ATGACATTGGACAGCTTCTCGTCGCACAGGCAGGACGGCGGCATCGCGCTCGACCCCAAGCGGGCGGCCGTCATCGTCGTCGACATGGTCAACGACTTTTGCAAGCCCGGCGGGGCAATGGTGCTGCCCGGATACGAGACGCTGGTCGCACCGCAGCTCGCCGTCATCGAGGCTGCCCGCGCTGCTGGCGCACCGGTCATCTGGGTGCACGATGCGCACCGCCGCAACATGCGCCGCGACCGCGAATGGGTGAAGCGCACGCCGCATTGCGTCGAAGGCACCTGGGGTGTCGAGATCATTGATGACCTCGGCGCCCGCGACGACGAGATTCACGTCATCAAGCGGCGCTACTCGTCCTTCTTCCAGACCGACCTCGACATGACGCTGAAGGACATGATGGTCGACCAGTTGATCGTCTTCGGCGTGGTCACCAACATCTGCGTGCGCTCCACCGTGCATGACGCCTTCTTCAACGGCTACGAGGTCGTGGTGCCGGCTGACTGCTGTGCCGCCACCGGCCCGCGCGAGCAGGAAAGCACGCTTTACGACATCTCGACCCATTTCGGCGTGGTCAGCGATGCTGCCGCTGTGGTGAAGGCGTTCCGCGAAGGCGCCTATGTCGAGAACACAAGCATCGCCGCGTGA
- a CDS encoding amino acid synthesis family protein: MPDVVVRKLVVQVEEIFHEGGPVRAEPVKRGTVMAVVANPYAGRYVEDIQPFMEDLKPLGVEMATKLLAALGGDASAIEGYGKGSIVGGGGELEHGALWHNPGGYAMREALGGAKAIVPSSKKVGGPGARIDIPVTHVNASYVRSHFDAIEVGINDAPRANELVLVLAMTTGARVHARAGGLDAKDIKGEDGLR, translated from the coding sequence ATGCCGGACGTTGTCGTCAGGAAGTTGGTCGTACAGGTCGAGGAAATTTTTCATGAGGGCGGGCCGGTGCGGGCCGAACCGGTGAAGCGCGGCACGGTGATGGCGGTGGTCGCCAACCCCTATGCCGGCCGCTATGTCGAGGACATCCAGCCCTTCATGGAAGATCTGAAGCCGCTCGGCGTCGAGATGGCCACCAAGCTGCTTGCCGCGCTCGGCGGCGATGCCTCTGCCATCGAAGGCTATGGCAAGGGCTCGATCGTCGGCGGCGGCGGCGAGCTCGAACACGGCGCGCTGTGGCACAATCCCGGCGGCTACGCTATGCGCGAAGCCCTCGGCGGCGCCAAGGCCATCGTACCGTCGAGCAAGAAGGTCGGCGGTCCCGGCGCCCGCATCGACATCCCGGTCACCCACGTCAACGCCTCCTATGTCCGCAGCCATTTCGACGCCATCGAAGTCGGCATCAACGACGCGCCGCGCGCCAACGAGCTGGTGCTGGTGCTGGCCATGACGACAGGCGCGCGCGTGCATGCCCGCGCCGGCGGCCTCGACGCCAAGGACATCAAAGGCGAGGACGGACTGCGATGA
- a CDS encoding amino acid synthesis family protein: protein MSALIRRIITVVEEVRDEGGKPVDPPTRRAAAVAVITNPYAGKYADDLAELMAIGEELGDILPRRAVAALGIPGDQVESFGKAAAVGAEGELEHAAAILHPKLGAPFRTILGKGAALIPSSKKRGGMGIALDIPLGHKDAAKVRSHFDGMEVRIPDAPRDNEIVVAIAVTDSGRPHPRVGGLTKDKVVGIDGVN, encoded by the coding sequence ATGAGCGCCCTGATCCGCCGAATCATCACCGTCGTTGAGGAGGTCCGCGACGAAGGCGGCAAGCCGGTCGATCCGCCGACCAGGCGGGCCGCAGCCGTTGCCGTCATCACCAACCCCTATGCCGGCAAATATGCCGACGATCTCGCGGAACTCATGGCGATCGGCGAGGAGCTGGGCGACATCCTGCCGCGCCGCGCCGTCGCAGCACTCGGCATTCCGGGCGACCAGGTCGAGAGCTTCGGCAAGGCGGCGGCCGTCGGCGCCGAGGGCGAGCTGGAGCATGCGGCAGCGATCTTACATCCGAAGCTCGGCGCGCCGTTCCGCACCATCCTCGGCAAGGGTGCGGCGCTTATTCCGTCATCCAAGAAGCGCGGCGGCATGGGCATAGCGCTCGACATTCCATTGGGCCACAAGGACGCCGCCAAGGTCCGCAGCCACTTCGACGGTATGGAAGTGCGCATCCCCGACGCTCCGCGCGACAACGAGATCGTGGTGGCGATCGCCGTCACCGATTCGGGTCGCCCCCATCCACGCGTCGGCGGCCTGACCAAGGACAAGGTCGTCGGCATCGACGGCGTGAACTGA
- a CDS encoding NAD(P)-dependent oxidoreductase, whose protein sequence is MKIVVTGSSGLLGSHVAGAMVDAGHEVLGIDAIPPASGSWAHVSADLTDLGLTLQLIRDCDAVVHIAAIPRPLGKAPAEVFRTNMAIAYNVIEAAALSRATRLVYASSFSVLGYPFAENFVAPTYLPVDQDHPIGAQDAYGLSKWLGEEIVEAAVRRGAFSAISLRMPWIQTPQSFFGSIGPRRELADSARDLWAYLDARDAAEAFIKALTWTGEGHLRTFLSAADTYSEEPTADLVLHAFPNTPLKRPLTGHDAVIDNVHARETLGFKPRHSWRSYGK, encoded by the coding sequence ATGAAAATCGTCGTCACCGGATCGAGCGGACTGCTCGGCAGCCATGTCGCCGGGGCCATGGTGGACGCCGGCCACGAGGTGCTCGGAATCGACGCCATACCGCCGGCATCGGGCAGTTGGGCACATGTCAGCGCCGACCTCACCGATCTCGGGCTGACCCTGCAGTTGATCCGCGACTGCGATGCGGTGGTCCATATCGCCGCCATTCCGCGTCCGCTGGGCAAGGCGCCGGCCGAGGTGTTCCGCACCAACATGGCGATTGCCTACAACGTCATCGAGGCAGCGGCGCTGTCGCGCGCCACCCGCCTTGTCTACGCCTCGTCCTTCAGCGTGCTCGGCTATCCCTTCGCCGAGAATTTCGTCGCTCCCACCTACTTGCCAGTCGACCAGGATCATCCCATCGGCGCGCAGGACGCCTACGGCCTGTCGAAATGGCTGGGTGAGGAGATCGTGGAAGCTGCCGTGCGGCGCGGCGCGTTTTCGGCCATCAGCCTGCGCATGCCGTGGATCCAGACACCGCAAAGCTTCTTTGGCAGCATCGGACCCCGCCGCGAGCTTGCCGATTCGGCTCGCGACCTCTGGGCCTATCTCGACGCCCGCGACGCCGCCGAGGCCTTCATCAAAGCACTCACCTGGACCGGCGAAGGCCATTTGCGCACCTTCCTCAGCGCAGCCGACACCTATTCGGAAGAGCCGACCGCCGATCTGGTCCTCCACGCCTTCCCGAACACGCCGCTCAAGCGGCCGCTCACCGGCCATGACGCGGTTATCGACAATGTCCACGCCCGCGAAACGCTCGGTTTCAAGCCGCGCCACAGCTGGCGCTCATACGGCAAATAG
- a CDS encoding MarR family transcriptional regulator, translating to MTTLDEAQKSKIKSSGDEPLSREEAMALYADTGYDLDVHPAHVVRRAHQRATLCFQQVMAGEDLSPTQFAALATVLRHGEVSQNHLGRMTAMDPSTISLVVRKLLKQGLIKRSPSQTDQRLAIIALTDEGVRYTLERLERSVEVGQRLLSPLSAAEQVTLLRLLQRISGDEPGAEGK from the coding sequence GTGACAACCCTCGACGAAGCCCAGAAGTCCAAGATCAAGTCGAGCGGCGACGAGCCGCTGAGCCGCGAGGAAGCGATGGCGCTCTATGCCGATACCGGCTACGACCTTGACGTCCACCCCGCTCACGTCGTGCGCCGCGCCCACCAGCGCGCCACCTTGTGCTTCCAGCAGGTGATGGCCGGCGAGGACCTGTCGCCGACGCAGTTCGCCGCACTGGCCACCGTGCTGCGCCATGGCGAGGTGTCGCAGAACCATCTCGGCCGCATGACGGCGATGGATCCCTCGACCATCAGCCTGGTGGTGCGCAAGCTGCTGAAGCAGGGGCTGATCAAGCGCAGCCCCTCGCAGACTGACCAGCGGCTGGCGATCATCGCCCTGACCGACGAGGGCGTGCGCTACACGCTGGAGCGACTCGAGCGCAGCGTCGAGGTCGGCCAGCGCCTTCTGTCGCCGCTGTCGGCGGCCGAACAGGTGACCCTGCTCAGGCTGCTCCAGCGCATCAGCGGCGACGAACCCGGCGCCGAAGGCAAATGA
- a CDS encoding amidohydrolase family protein — MAHDPQTKDAKGKLVIRNIGLLLSGDIARPILDADAIVVLDGRIAAVGKAVDLDLANADSVIDAQGCVVTPGLIDNHVHTVAGDWTPRQNQIGWIDSTLHGGVTTIISAGEAHYPGRPKDIVGIKALAIAAQRSFANFRPSGMKIIAGAPVLEPEMTEDDFRELAEAGVTLIGEVGLGGVKDGPTGRRMIAWARKYGMTSMTHTGGPSIPGSGRIGADVVLEVDADVVAHINGGPTALPDDEIRRICEESPRGLEIVHNGNLRTGLFVLGIAKQRDILDRVILGTDGPAGSGVQPLGILRTICHLASLGDVPTEVAFCFATGNTARVRNLDDRGLIEAGRAADLVFMDQAAGGIGKDFLESLALGNLPGIGMIMVDGIVRTARSRNTPPAIRVPEIVAS; from the coding sequence ATGGCGCATGACCCGCAAACCAAGGATGCCAAGGGAAAACTGGTCATCCGCAATATCGGCCTGCTGCTGAGTGGCGATATCGCCCGGCCGATCCTCGATGCCGATGCGATCGTGGTTCTGGATGGCCGCATCGCAGCCGTCGGCAAGGCTGTAGATCTCGACCTCGCCAATGCCGACAGTGTCATCGACGCGCAGGGCTGTGTCGTCACACCTGGTCTCATCGACAACCATGTCCACACGGTCGCCGGCGACTGGACGCCGCGCCAGAACCAGATCGGCTGGATCGATTCGACGCTGCATGGCGGCGTCACCACCATCATCTCCGCCGGCGAGGCGCATTACCCCGGCCGTCCCAAGGATATTGTGGGCATCAAGGCGCTCGCCATCGCGGCCCAGCGCAGCTTCGCCAATTTCCGCCCCAGCGGCATGAAGATCATCGCCGGCGCGCCGGTGCTCGAGCCTGAAATGACCGAGGACGATTTCCGCGAACTCGCCGAGGCCGGCGTTACGCTGATCGGCGAAGTCGGGCTCGGTGGGGTCAAGGACGGCCCCACCGGTCGCCGGATGATCGCCTGGGCGCGCAAATATGGAATGACCTCGATGACCCATACCGGCGGCCCGTCGATCCCGGGTTCAGGCCGCATCGGCGCCGACGTCGTGCTCGAGGTAGATGCCGACGTGGTGGCGCACATCAATGGCGGCCCGACGGCGTTGCCCGACGATGAGATTCGCCGCATCTGCGAGGAAAGTCCGCGCGGCCTCGAAATCGTTCACAACGGCAACCTGCGCACCGGCCTATTCGTGCTCGGCATCGCCAAGCAGCGCGACATCCTCGACCGCGTCATCCTCGGTACCGACGGCCCGGCCGGCTCGGGCGTGCAGCCGCTCGGCATCCTCAGGACCATCTGTCATCTCGCTTCGCTCGGCGACGTGCCGACCGAAGTCGCCTTCTGCTTCGCCACCGGCAACACGGCACGTGTGCGCAATCTCGACGATCGCGGCCTCATCGAGGCCGGCCGTGCAGCCGACCTGGTGTTCATGGACCAGGCGGCCGGCGGCATCGGCAAGGATTTCCTCGAGAGCCTTGCGCTCGGCAACCTGCCCGGCATCGGCATGATCATGGTCGACGGCATCGTCCGCACCGCCCGCAGCCGCAACACTCCGCCGGCGATTCGCGTGCCCGAGATCGTCGCGTCCTGA